Proteins from a genomic interval of Stenotrophomonas sp. WZN-1:
- a CDS encoding TIM-barrel domain-containing protein, with amino-acid sequence MENCVRRSPLMLALLPALMLASMPASAEPVGNLRSVAASDSRDGVQGWDLQTDKGARIRIELPATDIIRVQAGRNGKLTGAGDKAAPIVLPQPKANVQAQLEEDAQEIRVRTDALVLHVQRQPLRLRLERLDNGQPTALWQELQPLDLDATQSVQVLSSQADEGYYGGGQQNGRYQFKGRELEVSYSGGWEEGDRPSPAPMLLSSRGWGMLRNTWSDGSYDLREADQATLLHREDRFDAYYFVGADLPKLIERYTQLTGRPNMVARWALSYGDADCYNDGDNSKKPGTVPEGWSDGPTGTTPDVIDSVARQYRAHDMPGGWILPNDGYGCGYKQLPETVKGLATYGFRTGLWTENGVDKIAWEVGKAGSRVQKLDVAWTGKGYQFAMDANRQAFNGILDNSDSRPFLWTVMGWAGIQRYAVAWTGDQSSSWDYIRWHVPTLVGSGLSGMAYASGDVDAIFGGSAETFTRDLQWKAFTPVLMGMSGWSSNARKHPWWYDEPYRSINRDYLKLKMRLTPYMYGLVHEAAQTGAPPVRGLMWDNPRDPHAQDETYKYQFLLGRDLLVAPVYRSQAASRGWRRDIHLPAGGWIDYWDGRRVQAAADGRQLDRQVDLATLPVFVRAGAILPMYPSMLFDGEKPLDEVTFDLYPQGDSQYTLYEDDGNTRRYQQGESSTQQIRVQAPTQGSGPVQVQIDAVQGQYNGQLAQRRYGLRVLSRQAPRAVQAGGRALPALADAAAFNSANEGWYFDAQERRGTLHVRTAAQDIRQPLQLQLDFAVAAAAADDAYPAAPVLGRELPADSLLVVNRPAEEPGHALEDAFDDDPATWFRSVRNQAVRTGAHEWVIGFGERKMIDGIDIAPRNDKNWKHGQVRDYEVYLGDSNGEWGEPIARGRLQLKEGVQRIDFPAHAGRLLRFRVLSVQNPEGDGASSTDPMVTAAQGSARAFDALQPRDVGPIALSTFHILEHQEPERPARQRYLSELPVPAALASQVRTDQSFRGDAGMRMNGLQFRRGLGVGANSRIDLRLQGGWHLLRADLGIDDACRNAGGLQFQVWGDNRLLYDSGLVKAPGVVKPELDIRGLSTLSLRTLGAQGSQPAQVCANWANAVLIGQEGDSASIVAP; translated from the coding sequence GTGGAAAACTGCGTTCGTCGCTCGCCGCTGATGCTGGCCCTGTTGCCGGCATTGATGCTGGCGTCCATGCCGGCCAGCGCCGAGCCGGTCGGCAACCTGCGTTCGGTGGCCGCCAGCGACAGCCGCGACGGCGTGCAGGGCTGGGACCTGCAGACCGACAAGGGCGCGCGCATCCGCATCGAGCTGCCGGCCACCGACATCATCCGCGTGCAGGCCGGCCGCAACGGCAAGCTCACCGGTGCAGGTGACAAGGCCGCGCCGATCGTGCTGCCGCAGCCCAAGGCGAACGTGCAGGCGCAGCTGGAAGAAGACGCGCAGGAAATCCGCGTGCGCACCGATGCGCTGGTGCTGCACGTACAACGGCAGCCGCTGCGCCTGCGCCTGGAGCGCCTGGACAACGGCCAGCCCACCGCCCTCTGGCAGGAACTGCAGCCACTGGACCTGGATGCTACGCAGAGCGTGCAGGTATTGTCCTCGCAGGCCGATGAAGGCTATTACGGCGGCGGCCAGCAGAACGGCCGCTACCAGTTCAAGGGCCGCGAGCTGGAAGTGTCCTACTCCGGCGGCTGGGAAGAGGGCGACCGCCCCAGCCCGGCACCGATGCTGCTGAGCAGCCGCGGCTGGGGCATGCTGCGCAACACCTGGAGCGATGGCAGCTACGATCTGCGCGAGGCCGACCAGGCCACGCTGCTGCATCGCGAAGACCGCTTCGATGCGTACTACTTCGTCGGCGCGGACCTGCCGAAGCTGATCGAACGCTATACACAGCTGACCGGCCGCCCCAACATGGTTGCGCGCTGGGCGCTGTCCTACGGCGATGCCGATTGCTACAACGACGGCGACAACAGCAAGAAGCCCGGCACCGTGCCTGAAGGCTGGAGCGACGGCCCGACCGGCACCACGCCGGATGTGATCGACAGCGTGGCCAGGCAGTACCGCGCCCACGACATGCCCGGTGGCTGGATACTGCCCAATGATGGTTACGGCTGCGGCTACAAGCAGTTGCCGGAAACGGTGAAGGGCCTGGCCACGTACGGTTTCCGCACCGGCCTGTGGACCGAGAACGGTGTCGACAAGATCGCCTGGGAAGTGGGCAAGGCCGGCAGCCGCGTGCAGAAGCTGGACGTGGCCTGGACCGGCAAGGGCTACCAGTTCGCGATGGATGCCAACCGCCAGGCGTTCAACGGCATCCTCGACAACTCCGATTCGCGCCCGTTCCTGTGGACGGTGATGGGCTGGGCCGGCATCCAGCGTTACGCCGTAGCGTGGACCGGTGACCAGAGCAGCAGCTGGGACTACATCCGCTGGCACGTGCCGACCCTGGTCGGTTCGGGCCTGTCCGGCATGGCCTACGCCAGCGGCGATGTCGATGCGATCTTCGGCGGCAGCGCCGAGACCTTCACCCGCGACCTGCAGTGGAAGGCGTTCACCCCGGTGCTGATGGGCATGAGCGGCTGGTCGTCGAATGCGCGCAAGCACCCGTGGTGGTACGACGAGCCTTACCGCAGCATCAACCGCGACTACCTGAAGTTGAAGATGCGCCTGACCCCGTACATGTACGGGCTGGTGCACGAGGCCGCGCAGACCGGTGCACCGCCGGTGCGTGGCCTGATGTGGGACAACCCGCGCGACCCGCATGCGCAGGATGAAACCTACAAGTACCAGTTCCTGCTCGGCCGCGACCTGCTGGTGGCGCCGGTGTACCGCAGCCAGGCGGCCAGCCGTGGCTGGCGCCGCGACATCCATCTGCCGGCCGGTGGCTGGATCGACTACTGGGACGGCCGCCGCGTGCAGGCCGCCGCCGATGGCCGCCAGCTGGACCGCCAGGTGGACCTGGCCACGCTGCCGGTGTTCGTGCGTGCCGGTGCGATCCTGCCGATGTACCCGTCGATGCTTTTCGATGGCGAAAAGCCACTCGATGAGGTGACGTTCGACCTGTACCCGCAGGGCGATTCGCAGTACACGCTGTACGAAGACGACGGCAACACCCGCCGCTACCAGCAGGGCGAATCGAGCACGCAGCAGATCCGCGTGCAGGCGCCGACACAGGGCAGTGGCCCGGTGCAGGTGCAGATCGACGCCGTGCAGGGCCAGTACAACGGCCAGCTGGCGCAGCGCCGCTACGGCCTGCGCGTGCTCAGCCGCCAGGCGCCGCGCGCGGTGCAGGCCGGTGGTCGCGCGCTGCCGGCGCTGGCCGATGCCGCCGCCTTCAACAGCGCCAACGAAGGCTGGTACTTCGATGCCCAGGAGCGCCGCGGCACGCTGCATGTGCGCACGGCCGCGCAGGACATCCGTCAGCCACTGCAGCTGCAGCTGGACTTCGCGGTGGCAGCAGCGGCCGCCGATGATGCCTACCCGGCCGCACCGGTGCTGGGCCGCGAACTGCCGGCCGACAGCCTGCTGGTGGTCAACCGCCCGGCCGAAGAGCCCGGCCATGCGCTGGAGGACGCCTTCGACGACGATCCGGCCACCTGGTTCCGCAGTGTGCGCAACCAGGCCGTGCGCACCGGTGCGCACGAGTGGGTGATCGGCTTCGGCGAGCGGAAGATGATCGATGGCATCGACATCGCGCCGCGCAACGACAAGAACTGGAAGCACGGCCAGGTCCGCGACTACGAGGTGTACCTGGGTGACAGCAATGGCGAGTGGGGCGAGCCGATCGCCCGTGGCCGCCTGCAGCTGAAGGAAGGCGTGCAGCGCATCGACTTCCCGGCCCACGCCGGTCGCCTGCTGCGCTTCCGCGTGCTGAGCGTGCAGAACCCCGAGGGCGACGGCGCCAGCAGCACCGACCCGATGGTGACCGCCGCACAGGGCAGCGCCCGCGCGTTCGATGCATTGCAGCCGCGCGATGTCGGCCCGATCGCACTGTCCACCTTCCACATTCTTGAACACCAGGAACCGGAGCGACCGGCCCGGCAGCGCTATCTCTCCGAGCTGCCGGTGCCGGCCGCGCTGGCCAGCCAGGTGCGCACCGACCAGTCCTTCCGTGGCGACGCCGGCATGCGCATGAACGGGCTGCAGTTCCGCCGTGGCCTGGGCGTCGGCGCCAACAGCCGCATCGACCTGCGCCTGCAGGGCGGCTGGCACCTGCTGCGCGCCGACCTCGGCATCGACGACGCCTGCCGCAACGCCGGTGGCCTGCAGTTCCAGGTCTGGGGTGACAACCGCCTGCTGTACGACAGCGGCCTGGTGAAGGCGCCCGGCGTGGTCAAGCCGGAGCTGGACATCCGAGGCCTTTCCACCCTGAGCCTGCGCACGCTGGGTGCGCAGGGCAGCCAACCCGCCCAGGTCTGTGCCAACTGGGCCAACGCCGTGCTGATCGGCCAGGAGGGCGACTCCGCCAGCATCGTCGCCCCATGA
- a CDS encoding SIS domain-containing protein: MDVTLLSDVSAWQRLGGADTATEIAQQPALWDALAQDLSRARDRLQAFLGDSLNDPNQRVLFTGAGSSGFIAEMVADAINAQWPADVRVVHTTSLLTHPALYLQRDRPTLLVSFGRSGSSPESVAAVDRVRSDVDDARFLDITCNADGELARRGAGRADTCTLLMPSASCDRAFAMTSSLTCMLLAALTVFDRSPWDARVARLKQIAALAREGQAQWDAPVAALAQRPFNRIIYLGSGPLEALARECALKVLELTAGRVLALANTPLGFRHGPKSTLDGNTLVVVLRSVQPLARRYEQDLLEELRRDGVAGQVLAIGPHSDIGADDEYTLTVPALDDPWLAPVWLGFAQLFALQRSAALGLTPDNPFPDGTVNRVVKGVTIHHG; encoded by the coding sequence ATGGACGTCACCCTGCTTTCCGATGTGTCCGCCTGGCAGCGCCTTGGCGGAGCCGATACCGCTACCGAAATCGCCCAGCAGCCTGCGCTGTGGGACGCCCTCGCACAGGACCTGTCGCGTGCCCGCGACCGCCTGCAGGCCTTCCTTGGCGACAGCCTCAACGATCCCAACCAGCGCGTGCTGTTCACCGGCGCCGGCAGCTCCGGCTTCATTGCCGAAATGGTGGCCGATGCGATCAACGCGCAGTGGCCGGCCGATGTGCGCGTGGTGCACACCACCAGCCTGCTGACCCACCCGGCGCTGTACTTGCAGCGCGACCGCCCGACCCTGCTGGTCTCGTTCGGCCGCAGCGGCTCCAGCCCGGAAAGCGTGGCGGCAGTCGACCGCGTGCGCAGCGACGTGGATGACGCGCGCTTCCTCGACATCACCTGCAACGCCGATGGCGAACTGGCCCGACGTGGCGCCGGCCGTGCCGATACCTGCACCCTGCTGATGCCCTCGGCCAGCTGCGACCGCGCCTTCGCCATGACCAGCAGCCTGACCTGCATGCTGCTGGCCGCCTTGACCGTGTTCGATCGTTCGCCGTGGGATGCGCGCGTGGCGCGCCTGAAGCAGATCGCCGCGCTGGCCCGCGAAGGCCAGGCGCAGTGGGATGCACCGGTGGCGGCGCTGGCGCAACGCCCGTTCAACCGCATCATCTACCTCGGCAGCGGCCCGCTGGAAGCGCTGGCACGCGAGTGTGCGCTGAAGGTGCTGGAACTGACCGCCGGCCGCGTGCTGGCGCTGGCCAACACGCCGCTGGGCTTCCGCCACGGCCCGAAGTCGACGCTGGACGGCAACACCCTGGTGGTGGTGCTGCGCAGCGTGCAGCCACTGGCGCGCCGCTACGAACAGGACCTGCTGGAAGAGCTGCGCCGCGACGGCGTGGCCGGCCAGGTACTGGCGATCGGCCCGCATTCGGACATCGGCGCCGATGACGAGTACACCCTCACCGTACCGGCACTGGATGATCCGTGGCTGGCACCGGTGTGGCTGGGCTTCGCGCAGCTGTTCGCGCTGCAGCGTTCGGCCGCGCTCGGGCTGACCCCGGACAACCCGTTCCCGGACGGCACCGTCAACCGCGTCGTCAAGGGCGTTACCATCCACCATGGCTGA
- a CDS encoding ROK family protein — translation MAELIAHACYGIDIGGTKIELVACDAAMQVTWRRRVATPQGDYNGFLQAVAELVAEADAALGRSDAAIGIALPGVRDRHSGRQLSANVPALTGHSVAADLQARLQRPLHFGNDLQCFALSEAHGGAADGYPSMFGAILGTGAGGGFCVQGRLLSGFNGLAGEWGHWSVPGHLLQRHGLPLIVCACGLQGCVERYVSGSGVAMIERHLGGSAADASAVIALAEAGDARARKALDIHRDLLGHSLAALVLALDPHVIVLGGGLSQYAPLYQQLPAAIAAHLFKGVQVPPIVPPRFGDAGGARGAALLACQPSFS, via the coding sequence ATGGCTGAGCTGATCGCGCACGCCTGCTACGGCATCGACATCGGCGGCACCAAGATCGAGCTGGTGGCGTGCGATGCGGCGATGCAGGTCACCTGGCGCCGCCGCGTGGCCACGCCGCAGGGCGACTACAACGGTTTCCTGCAGGCGGTCGCGGAACTGGTGGCCGAGGCCGATGCCGCCCTGGGCCGCAGTGATGCGGCGATCGGCATCGCCCTGCCCGGCGTGCGCGACCGCCACAGCGGCCGCCAGCTGAGCGCGAATGTTCCGGCATTGACCGGCCACAGCGTGGCGGCCGACCTGCAGGCGCGCCTGCAGCGGCCGCTACATTTCGGCAACGACCTGCAGTGTTTTGCCCTGTCTGAAGCACACGGCGGTGCCGCCGACGGCTATCCCAGCATGTTCGGCGCCATCCTCGGCACCGGCGCTGGCGGTGGTTTCTGCGTGCAGGGCCGCCTGCTGTCCGGTTTCAACGGGCTGGCCGGCGAATGGGGCCACTGGAGCGTGCCCGGGCATCTGCTGCAGCGCCACGGCCTGCCGCTGATCGTCTGCGCCTGTGGCCTGCAGGGCTGCGTGGAGCGCTATGTGTCCGGCAGTGGCGTGGCGATGATCGAACGCCACCTTGGTGGCAGCGCCGCCGACGCCAGCGCGGTGATCGCACTGGCCGAAGCCGGTGATGCCCGCGCACGCAAGGCGCTGGACATCCATCGCGACCTGCTCGGCCACAGCCTGGCCGCGCTGGTGCTGGCGCTGGACCCGCACGTGATCGTACTCGGCGGCGGCCTGTCGCAGTATGCGCCGCTGTACCAGCAGCTGCCGGCGGCCATCGCCGCCCATCTGTTCAAGGGTGTGCAGGTGCCACCGATCGTGCCGCCACGCTTCGGCGATGCCGGTGGCGCACGTGGTGCTGCCCTGCTCGCCTGCCAACCCTCGTTTTCCTGA
- a CDS encoding D-tagatose-bisphosphate aldolase, class II, non-catalytic subunit, with translation MSPLQTLLASHRAGANVGLYSVCCSNEQVLRAAMHVAQAHGTVLLVEATSNQVDQFGGYTGMTPPQYRDYVGTLADEEGFPRERLILGGDHLGPNAWQTRPAAEAMTHARVLIEAYVAAGFHKIHLDCSMSCADDPVPLPDAIVAARSAELAEIAERTAAEHGLPPPVYVIGTEVPIPGGEASLAEGLQVTTPAAAAQTLAIHQQAFDTPQLRDAWQRVIAMVVQPGVDFDHSSVHEYDAAAASTLAGFLEQQPRIVFEAHSTDYQRESGLHALVRDHFAILKVGPAATFAYREALFALAAIEAELLPAAQCSRLPQVLDEVMVAQPKYWQSYYQGDEAALRLLRSYSFSDRCRYYWGEPALVQAVQTLLANLEQHAPPLVLLSQYLPEQYRAVREGTLANTPTALVQHRIGLCLGEYARACSANQAGTRAHHAGSAPAVAANG, from the coding sequence ATGTCCCCGTTGCAGACCCTGCTTGCCTCCCACCGCGCCGGTGCCAACGTCGGCCTGTACAGCGTCTGCTGCAGCAACGAGCAGGTGCTGCGCGCGGCCATGCACGTCGCACAGGCACATGGCACCGTGCTGCTGGTCGAGGCCACCTCCAACCAGGTCGACCAGTTCGGCGGCTACACCGGCATGACCCCGCCGCAGTACCGCGATTACGTGGGCACGCTGGCCGATGAGGAAGGCTTCCCGCGCGAACGGCTGATCCTGGGCGGTGACCACCTTGGCCCGAATGCCTGGCAGACGCGTCCGGCCGCCGAAGCGATGACCCACGCGCGCGTGCTGATCGAAGCCTACGTCGCCGCCGGCTTCCACAAGATCCACCTGGACTGCAGCATGTCCTGCGCCGATGATCCGGTGCCGCTGCCCGATGCCATCGTTGCCGCGCGCTCGGCCGAGCTGGCCGAGATCGCCGAACGCACCGCCGCCGAACACGGCCTGCCGCCGCCGGTCTACGTGATCGGTACCGAGGTGCCGATTCCCGGTGGCGAAGCCTCGCTGGCCGAAGGCCTGCAGGTGACCACGCCGGCCGCCGCCGCGCAGACCCTGGCCATCCACCAGCAGGCGTTCGATACGCCGCAGCTTCGCGATGCGTGGCAGCGCGTGATCGCGATGGTGGTGCAGCCGGGCGTGGACTTCGACCACAGCAGCGTGCACGAGTACGACGCGGCCGCCGCCAGCACGCTGGCCGGCTTCCTCGAACAGCAGCCGCGCATCGTGTTCGAAGCGCATTCCACCGACTACCAGCGCGAGAGCGGCCTGCACGCGCTGGTGCGCGACCACTTCGCCATCCTCAAGGTCGGCCCGGCCGCCACCTTCGCCTATCGCGAGGCGCTGTTCGCGCTGGCCGCGATCGAGGCCGAGCTGCTGCCAGCCGCGCAGTGCTCGCGCCTGCCGCAGGTGCTGGACGAGGTGATGGTGGCGCAGCCGAAGTACTGGCAGTCCTACTACCAGGGCGATGAGGCGGCGCTGCGCCTGCTGCGCAGCTACTCCTTCAGCGACCGCTGCCGCTACTACTGGGGCGAGCCGGCACTGGTACAGGCGGTGCAGACTCTGCTCGCCAACCTGGAGCAGCACGCGCCGCCGCTGGTGCTGCTCAGCCAGTACCTGCCGGAGCAGTACCGCGCCGTGCGTGAGGGCACGCTCGCCAACACCCCCACCGCACTGGTGCAGCACCGCATCGGCCTGTGCCTGGGCGAATACGCCCGTGCCTGCAGCGCCAACCAGGCCGGAACCCGCGCGCACCACGCAGGCTCGGCTCCCGCCGTTGCTGCGAACGGCTAA
- a CDS encoding DeoR family transcriptional regulator, with product MRNTRSRRQQILQLLIEHGSVQVADLVERFGVSAVTIRADLTHFESQGLATRTHGGATLVRTPPQEQDIHEKDALNLPLKESIGARAARLVQPGDNIIIDSGSTTMTLARHLRAHRDVTVMTNGLNIAWELANAAGITVLLTGGLLRQQSLSLQGSQAEASLNSYSFDTLFLGVDGLDLQFGLTTHDEAEARLNHRMVERARRIVVLTDASKFGRVSLHRIALLDQIHAIITDAGIDDATREGLQRLGIEVIIAEPAA from the coding sequence ATGCGCAACACCCGCTCCCGCCGGCAACAGATCCTGCAGCTGCTGATCGAGCACGGCTCGGTGCAGGTGGCCGATCTGGTCGAGCGCTTTGGCGTGTCGGCGGTGACCATCCGTGCCGACCTGACCCACTTCGAGTCGCAGGGCCTGGCCACCCGTACCCACGGCGGCGCCACCCTGGTGCGTACGCCGCCGCAGGAACAGGACATCCACGAGAAGGACGCGCTGAACCTCCCGCTGAAGGAATCGATCGGTGCGCGCGCCGCGCGCCTGGTGCAGCCCGGCGACAACATCATCATCGACTCCGGCTCGACCACGATGACCCTGGCCCGCCACCTGCGCGCGCATCGCGACGTGACGGTGATGACCAACGGCCTGAACATCGCCTGGGAACTGGCCAATGCCGCAGGCATCACCGTACTGCTGACCGGTGGCCTGCTGCGCCAGCAGTCGCTGTCGCTGCAGGGCAGCCAGGCCGAAGCCAGCCTCAACTCGTACAGCTTCGACACCCTGTTCCTGGGCGTGGACGGCCTGGACCTGCAGTTCGGCCTGACCACCCACGACGAGGCCGAAGCCCGCCTCAACCACCGCATGGTCGAGCGTGCGCGCCGCATCGTGGTGCTGACCGACGCCTCCAAGTTCGGCCGCGTCAGCCTGCACCGCATCGCCCTGCTGGATCAGATCCACGCCATCATCACCGACGCCGGCATCGACGACGCAACCCGTGAAGGGCTGCAGCGGCTGGGCATCGAAGTGATCATCGCCGAGCCCGCCGCATGA
- the nagA gene encoding N-acetylglucosamine-6-phosphate deacetylase — MTDTRTLHGRILTPLGWRRGHVHFDSRVRRLQVDDHSGADDLQLPVILPGFIDLHVHGAAGVDLMQGGDVARTIARTHLRFGTTTLLATTMTAGLDEIEHALQGVAATMAAPDADAACIAGVHLEGPFISPQRLGAQPNRTIEATLALVQQLHALAPIRVMTLAPEIGKHTALIPALSAMGIRVQLGHSAGTYEEGVAALQAGASGFTHLFNGMTGVDHYRPGIAAAALAHAQYAEIIPDLQHIHPGVIRLAARAIPRLYAVTDATAATGMPDGEYALGEQRVHKCGGCVRLATGSLAGSALTMDQALRNLVRVGLELADASRRVSTFPADYLGLDDRGRIAPDARADLVVLDAELRLQQVVVGGRVVDLTAANA, encoded by the coding sequence ATGACCGACACCCGCACCCTGCATGGCCGCATCCTCACCCCGCTGGGCTGGCGGCGCGGGCACGTCCACTTCGATTCACGCGTACGCCGGCTGCAGGTGGATGACCACAGCGGTGCCGACGACCTGCAGCTGCCGGTGATCCTGCCCGGCTTCATCGACCTGCATGTGCATGGCGCGGCCGGCGTGGACCTGATGCAGGGTGGCGATGTCGCCCGCACCATCGCCCGTACCCATCTGCGCTTCGGCACTACCACCCTGCTTGCGACCACCATGACCGCCGGGCTCGACGAGATCGAGCACGCGCTGCAGGGCGTGGCCGCCACCATGGCGGCGCCCGATGCCGATGCCGCCTGCATTGCCGGCGTGCATCTGGAAGGCCCGTTCATCAGCCCGCAGCGGCTGGGCGCGCAACCCAACCGCACCATCGAGGCGACGCTGGCGCTGGTGCAGCAGCTGCATGCGCTGGCGCCGATCCGGGTGATGACGCTGGCACCGGAGATCGGCAAGCACACCGCGCTGATTCCCGCGCTTTCGGCAATGGGCATCCGTGTGCAGCTCGGCCACAGCGCCGGCACTTACGAAGAGGGCGTTGCAGCACTGCAGGCCGGGGCCTCCGGCTTCACCCATCTGTTCAACGGCATGACCGGCGTCGATCACTATCGCCCGGGCATCGCCGCAGCGGCGCTGGCACATGCGCAGTACGCCGAGATCATTCCCGACCTGCAGCACATCCATCCCGGCGTGATCCGCCTGGCCGCACGCGCGATCCCGCGCCTGTACGCGGTGACCGACGCCACCGCCGCCACCGGCATGCCCGATGGCGAGTACGCGCTGGGCGAGCAGCGCGTGCACAAGTGCGGCGGCTGCGTACGCCTGGCGACCGGTTCGCTGGCCGGCAGCGCGCTGACCATGGACCAGGCGCTGCGCAACCTGGTGCGGGTCGGCCTGGAGCTGGCCGACGCGTCGCGTCGGGTTTCCACGTTCCCGGCGGACTACCTGGGCCTGGACGATCGAGGCCGCATCGCGCCCGACGCACGCGCCGACCTGGTGGTGCTCGACGCCGAACTGCGCCTGCAGCAGGTGGTGGTAGGCGGGCGGGTGGTCGATTTGACCGCCGCAAACGCCTGA
- a CDS encoding MFS transporter — protein sequence MTAAAAPAVPASTAPRWPVRYLLFIGGLGGLLYGIDIGIIAGALPYLEATASHAWQLSSQQLGFVVAAVLLGSVLSSLFAGMVADLIGRRGAMLLAGLLFTASIPIMALASGYTPLLLGRLLQGISGGLIGVVIPLYLAEVLSPERRGRGAAMFQLLLTVGLVLAALIGLYHAHAVDAAAEAVRSLPVAQQAQELFTVKDHAWRTIFWTCLAPGLLFCACIFWLSESPRWLVRRGRIDDARRSLQRVLPASEVEPTLAQIQAPESSSSSGKRDPLLSRRYVVPFLLACVVLACTQATGINSVLAYAVNILNQAGLSGSVANGADVAIKLLNAVMTVVALLLVDRKGRKFLLMLGSGGICVALLAAATLFFQAERGRTDVQPQLQAAVSGDGLQLALDDTQWQRLGAGIDSEGRPLQLTVSYAYGDFTNVRALRSDNLTDRELRIERAGTVQPDSVIGAFFRKLHLNPFADPASAAQAPLRIEQARIGPVPPPAHGWAVATCILVFVAFFAVGPGVCVWLALSELMPNRIRSNGMSIALLINQFVSTTIAAIFLPTVGHYGYASMFVFWAACTFVFFLVAAFWLPETKGKSLEEIEARFAR from the coding sequence ATGACCGCAGCCGCCGCACCTGCCGTACCCGCTTCCACCGCCCCGCGCTGGCCCGTACGCTACCTGCTCTTCATCGGCGGTCTCGGTGGCCTGCTGTACGGCATCGACATCGGCATCATCGCCGGCGCCCTGCCCTACCTGGAGGCAACGGCCAGCCACGCCTGGCAGCTCAGCAGCCAGCAACTCGGCTTCGTCGTCGCGGCAGTGCTGCTGGGCAGTGTGTTGTCTTCGCTGTTCGCCGGCATGGTCGCCGACCTGATCGGCCGCCGCGGCGCGATGCTGCTGGCCGGCCTGCTGTTCACCGCGTCGATTCCGATCATGGCGCTGGCGTCGGGCTACACGCCGCTGCTGCTCGGCCGGCTGCTGCAGGGCATCAGTGGCGGCCTGATCGGTGTGGTGATTCCGCTGTACCTGGCCGAAGTGCTCAGCCCCGAACGACGCGGCCGCGGCGCGGCCATGTTCCAGTTGCTGCTGACTGTTGGCCTGGTGCTGGCAGCCCTGATCGGCCTGTACCACGCCCACGCAGTGGACGCAGCCGCTGAAGCCGTGCGCTCACTGCCGGTGGCGCAGCAGGCGCAGGAGCTGTTCACGGTGAAGGACCATGCCTGGCGCACCATCTTCTGGACCTGCCTGGCACCGGGCCTGCTGTTCTGCGCCTGCATCTTCTGGCTGTCCGAATCGCCGCGCTGGCTGGTGCGCCGCGGCCGCATCGATGATGCCCGCCGCAGCCTGCAGCGCGTGCTGCCCGCTTCGGAGGTGGAGCCGACGCTTGCGCAGATCCAGGCACCGGAATCAAGCAGCAGCAGTGGCAAGCGCGACCCGCTGCTAAGCCGCCGCTACGTGGTGCCGTTCCTGCTCGCCTGCGTGGTGCTGGCCTGCACCCAGGCCACCGGCATCAACTCGGTGCTGGCCTATGCGGTGAACATCCTCAACCAGGCGGGCCTGTCCGGCTCGGTGGCCAATGGCGCCGATGTGGCGATCAAGCTGCTCAATGCGGTGATGACCGTGGTCGCACTGCTGCTGGTCGACCGCAAGGGCCGCAAGTTCCTGCTGATGCTCGGCAGCGGCGGCATCTGCGTGGCCCTGCTGGCCGCCGCCACCCTGTTCTTCCAGGCCGAGCGCGGCCGTACCGACGTGCAGCCACAGCTGCAGGCGGCGGTCAGCGGCGATGGCCTGCAACTCGCACTGGATGACACGCAATGGCAGCGCTTGGGCGCTGGCATCGACAGCGAAGGCAGGCCGCTGCAGCTGACCGTCTCCTACGCCTACGGTGACTTCACCAATGTGCGCGCCCTGCGCAGCGACAACCTGACCGACCGCGAACTGCGCATCGAGCGTGCCGGCACCGTGCAGCCGGACAGCGTGATCGGCGCGTTCTTCCGCAAACTGCATCTGAATCCGTTCGCCGATCCGGCCAGTGCCGCGCAGGCGCCGCTGCGCATCGAGCAGGCCCGCATCGGCCCGGTGCCGCCGCCGGCCCATGGCTGGGCAGTGGCCACCTGCATCCTGGTGTTCGTCGCGTTCTTCGCGGTCGGCCCCGGCGTCTGCGTGTGGCTGGCACTGTCGGAGCTGATGCCCAACCGCATCCGCTCCAACGGCATGAGCATCGCGCTGCTGATCAACCAGTTCGTGTCGACCACCATCGCCGCCATCTTCCTGCCCACGGTGGGCCACTACGGCTACGCCAGCATGTTCGTGTTCTGGGCGGCGTGCACCTTTGTGTTCTTCCTGGTGGCTGCGTTCTGGCTGCCGGAAACCAAGGGCAAGTCGCTGGAAGAAATCGAGGCCCGGTTCGCCCGGTAA